A region from the Maridesulfovibrio zosterae DSM 11974 genome encodes:
- a CDS encoding 5'-methylthioadenosine/adenosylhomocysteine nucleosidase, with product MKIGIIAAMKEELALLVDRLEQREDTHFGQFTYYTGFINGVEVALFLCGIGKVNAAVGTTLLLDKFKPDYLINTGVAGGFPEEIRIGDIVISSEVRHYDADATAFDYELGQIPHMPASYEADKMLLGLAEKAWINGSIKIHQGAILSGDSFVHTEQQVSHIIDKFPDVMAVEMEGAAIAQTGFLFNIPFILIRSISDKVREEGSSAVYEKCLERAAANSVGIVLSMLDNM from the coding sequence GTGAAGATAGGAATAATTGCGGCTATGAAAGAAGAGCTTGCCCTTCTTGTGGATAGGCTTGAGCAGCGTGAAGATACTCATTTTGGACAGTTTACCTACTATACAGGGTTTATTAACGGTGTAGAGGTTGCTTTGTTTTTATGCGGAATTGGAAAAGTTAATGCTGCTGTAGGGACTACCCTGCTTTTGGATAAATTTAAGCCGGACTATCTGATTAACACCGGTGTGGCAGGAGGCTTTCCTGAAGAGATCCGCATAGGCGATATAGTAATTTCGTCAGAGGTCCGCCATTACGATGCCGATGCAACTGCTTTTGATTATGAACTTGGTCAGATACCGCATATGCCAGCCTCTTATGAAGCAGATAAAATGCTGCTTGGTCTTGCAGAAAAAGCATGGATTAACGGCAGTATTAAAATCCATCAAGGGGCCATTTTATCCGGTGACTCCTTTGTACATACCGAACAGCAGGTTAGCCATATTATTGATAAATTTCCTGACGTAATGGCTGTTGAAATGGAAGGTGCTGCAATTGCCCAGACAGGGTTTCTGTTCAATATACCTTTCATTTTAATACGTTCTATTTCTGATAAAGTACGTGAAGAAGGAAGTTCTGCTGTATACGAAAAATGTCTGGAAAGAGC
- a CDS encoding LysR family transcriptional regulator, giving the protein MLPDLNRLKIFYHIFNEKSSTEAAKLLHITQSGVSQHLKKLEEELQTALFTRVNRRLIPTAAGTKLYEVVKTFMLDLEHGVRQLNETSERPSGKLRIGTPYEFGKKYIPKIFASFHRMYPAASLQLELGDPKILFSMVSEGQLDFAYIDILPIMMDTPGGISAYTIEPVATEEFVLACSRNFYQQRVGRASYKPLTNLEYIGYKTDTALFKSWFKLHFETEPSSLNLAFTADSAEAIIAAIEEGIGLGITVSHLMHQKIASGTIVAIRPTPKKLQNTIACVQFKNKEITITEKVFQEHLRNELNKNYAMLDLT; this is encoded by the coding sequence ATGTTACCGGATTTAAACAGACTTAAGATATTTTATCATATTTTTAATGAAAAAAGCAGCACTGAAGCAGCAAAGCTTCTGCACATAACTCAGTCCGGGGTTAGTCAGCATTTAAAAAAATTAGAAGAAGAACTGCAAACTGCATTATTTACGAGAGTTAATCGCAGACTGATTCCTACAGCAGCTGGAACAAAGCTGTATGAAGTTGTTAAAACGTTTATGCTTGATCTCGAACATGGTGTGCGACAGCTCAATGAGACATCTGAAAGACCGTCAGGAAAGTTACGTATCGGCACACCTTACGAATTCGGAAAAAAATATATCCCCAAAATATTCGCATCATTCCATAGAATGTACCCGGCTGCTTCGCTGCAACTGGAACTTGGAGATCCCAAAATACTTTTTTCCATGGTTTCTGAAGGCCAGCTGGATTTTGCATACATAGATATTTTACCGATCATGATGGATACCCCCGGAGGGATTTCCGCTTATACAATAGAACCGGTCGCCACAGAAGAATTCGTTCTGGCCTGTTCCCGTAATTTTTATCAGCAACGCGTAGGTAGAGCCAGCTACAAGCCCCTGACGAACCTTGAGTACATAGGGTATAAAACAGACACAGCTCTCTTTAAAAGCTGGTTTAAATTACACTTTGAAACAGAGCCTTCCTCTCTAAACCTAGCTTTCACCGCTGACAGTGCTGAAGCAATCATTGCTGCAATCGAAGAAGGAATAGGCCTTGGAATTACGGTCAGCCATCTTATGCATCAAAAGATAGCATCAGGAACAATTGTAGCTATACGCCCGACACCAAAAAAACTGCAAAACACAATCGCGTGTGTACAGTTTAAAAACAAAGAAATAACAATTACTGAGAAAGTTTTTCAAGAGCATCTAAGAAACGAATTGAATAAAAACTATGCCATGCTTGATCTGACATAA
- a CDS encoding NAD(P)-dependent oxidoreductase, which translates to MGRRIGWIGTGVMGGSMCMHLLKAGNEAFVYNRTKSKAGHLIAEGAVWCDSPAEVAKNADIIFTIVGYPSDVEQTILGEDGVLANAKSGKIIVDMTTSEPALAERISSEASAKGVMALDAPVSGGDLGARNATLAIMVGGEQSVFDEVKDLFEIMGSNIRLMGKSGAGQHTKMCNQILIAGTMIGVVESLLYSYKAGMDLNEVIDVIGSGAAGSWSINNLGRRIADGDFNPGFFIKHFVKDMGIALDEAKRMKLSLPGLALVNQFYIAAMALGYEELGTQALYKVLESMNGK; encoded by the coding sequence ATGGGCAGAAGAATAGGTTGGATCGGAACAGGTGTTATGGGCGGGTCTATGTGTATGCATCTGCTTAAAGCAGGCAATGAAGCATTTGTATACAATCGTACTAAATCTAAAGCCGGGCACCTTATAGCGGAAGGAGCCGTTTGGTGTGATTCTCCTGCAGAAGTTGCTAAAAATGCAGATATTATTTTTACAATTGTCGGTTACCCAAGTGATGTCGAGCAGACAATACTTGGCGAGGATGGAGTTCTTGCCAATGCGAAATCCGGTAAGATTATTGTAGACATGACTACTTCGGAGCCGGCTCTTGCTGAGCGTATATCAAGTGAAGCTTCAGCCAAAGGGGTCATGGCTCTTGATGCTCCGGTTTCAGGTGGTGATCTCGGTGCCCGTAACGCAACTCTGGCAATCATGGTTGGTGGTGAACAGAGCGTTTTTGATGAAGTAAAAGATCTTTTTGAAATAATGGGCAGTAACATCCGTCTGATGGGTAAATCCGGAGCCGGACAGCATACGAAAATGTGTAACCAGATTCTTATTGCCGGAACAATGATAGGTGTAGTGGAGTCGCTTCTTTATTCATATAAGGCTGGAATGGACCTAAATGAAGTTATCGATGTCATAGGCTCCGGGGCAGCTGGATCATGGTCTATAAATAATCTTGGACGCCGTATTGCTGATGGCGATTTTAATCCCGGTTTTTTTATAAAACATTTTGTGAAAGATATGGGTATTGCTCTTGATGAAGCCAAGCGTATGAAGTTGTCTCTTCCCGGTCTGGCGCTGGTCAATCAGTTTTATATTGCTGCAATGGCTCTTGGTTATGAAGAGCTAGGAACTCAAGCTCTCTATAAAGTGCTGGAGTCTATGAACGGTAAATAA
- a CDS encoding LysE family translocator, which yields MQDNFWPFFIFAIVMVGTPGPANLASMALGQSVGFKRSIPFLAGAVTGGMLTDILVFMGLGELFESSPVLAGIFRIAGVIYILYLAVKILRMHELSPTEKPAFKFTEGLLVHPLNPKCYAMAISAFSQFVDPSAPRFFEVVIFAATFTCCAAFFQSLWCVAGETFMKMLSSKAVLYSVNISMVVLMVGATFYALYQ from the coding sequence ATGCAGGATAATTTTTGGCCTTTTTTTATTTTTGCAATTGTTATGGTTGGTACGCCGGGGCCGGCAAATTTAGCATCTATGGCATTGGGGCAATCTGTTGGTTTTAAAAGGTCTATTCCATTTTTAGCCGGAGCTGTGACTGGAGGCATGCTGACAGATATACTGGTCTTTATGGGGCTTGGTGAATTATTTGAATCATCCCCTGTTTTGGCTGGAATATTTAGGATAGCTGGTGTCATATATATTTTATATCTTGCTGTGAAAATATTGCGGATGCATGAGTTGTCTCCAACTGAAAAACCAGCATTTAAATTTACAGAGGGGCTATTGGTCCATCCGCTGAATCCTAAATGTTATGCAATGGCTATCTCTGCATTCAGCCAATTTGTAGACCCATCAGCTCCAAGGTTTTTTGAAGTGGTCATATTTGCTGCAACATTTACCTGTTGTGCAGCTTTCTTTCAAAGTCTGTGGTGTGTTGCAGGTGAAACCTTTATGAAAATGCTCAGTTCAAAAGCCGTACTTTATTCTGTAAACATTTCTATGGTTGTACTGATGGTTGGAGCAACTTTTTACGCGCTATATCAATAG
- a CDS encoding PLP-dependent aminotransferase family protein: MTKWKPELTNENVPKYKSLADAIERDIFSGKLRPGDKLPTHRDLADDLKINVSTITRGYAEAEKRGLISGTVGRGTYVASDAATYSSMVSFEPYAPGMIELGLANTLYDLDPDINEGMKKLFRRKNINNFLRYTDPNGLPEHREVGVEWIKRYGLNVSPDEVLVCSGSQHALTCSLISLFRPGDKIATDCLTYPGMKTLSAMFGIKLVPIAMDEHGMIPEALDTACRRDRISGVYLIPSAQNPTTVCMPIARREKIAMVVRNHNLIIIEDDAYNLTVENSTPPVAAFAKENSVHIAGISKMFVAGLRVAFISAAKDKCEKLAHGILNTVWMTPSLNAELVCQWIKDGTADKTIKLKRRAAHKRYNGVRDLLEDLDVKGSSTSFFLWLRLPEQWKGYMLESRARKAGINIFCAEKFAVGDTAVPSMARLSLSGTKNIDELRYGLDLLRKIILN, from the coding sequence ATGACAAAATGGAAGCCAGAACTGACCAATGAGAATGTCCCCAAGTATAAAAGTCTAGCTGACGCAATTGAACGTGACATTTTTTCCGGCAAACTCAGGCCCGGTGATAAACTGCCCACACACCGAGACCTTGCTGATGATCTGAAGATCAACGTGAGCACGATAACCAGAGGGTATGCTGAAGCGGAGAAACGAGGACTGATATCCGGTACGGTTGGACGCGGGACATACGTGGCTTCTGACGCGGCAACATACTCTTCGATGGTCTCGTTTGAACCATATGCACCGGGCATGATAGAGCTTGGTCTGGCCAACACTCTTTATGATCTTGATCCAGATATTAATGAAGGGATGAAAAAGCTCTTCAGACGCAAAAACATAAATAATTTTTTACGCTACACAGATCCTAATGGCCTGCCTGAACACAGAGAAGTCGGGGTAGAATGGATCAAACGATACGGATTAAATGTATCTCCTGATGAAGTATTGGTCTGTTCTGGAAGCCAGCACGCACTTACATGCAGCCTCATCTCTCTTTTCCGGCCGGGGGATAAAATTGCTACTGACTGTTTAACCTATCCCGGTATGAAAACTCTGTCGGCAATGTTTGGAATCAAGCTAGTCCCCATCGCTATGGATGAGCATGGAATGATTCCTGAAGCTTTAGATACCGCTTGCCGGAGAGACAGAATAAGCGGTGTATACCTTATCCCCAGCGCCCAAAATCCCACAACTGTGTGCATGCCGATAGCAAGACGTGAAAAAATAGCCATGGTCGTCCGTAATCATAACCTGATCATAATCGAAGATGACGCATATAATTTGACCGTAGAAAATTCTACGCCGCCTGTTGCTGCATTTGCCAAAGAAAATAGTGTACACATTGCCGGAATTTCAAAAATGTTTGTAGCAGGACTGCGTGTGGCATTTATATCGGCGGCAAAAGATAAATGCGAAAAACTGGCTCATGGCATTTTAAATACTGTCTGGATGACTCCGTCATTAAACGCAGAACTAGTCTGCCAATGGATTAAAGACGGCACAGCAGATAAAACAATTAAACTAAAACGGAGAGCGGCCCATAAAAGATACAACGGGGTTAGAGATTTGTTAGAAGATCTTGATGTAAAAGGCAGCTCAACAAGTTTTTTTCTGTGGCTGAGACTCCCAGAGCAGTGGAAAGGATATATGCTTGAAAGTAGGGCTCGCAAAGCCGGTATCAATATTTTCTGCGCAGAAAAATTTGCTGTGGGAGATACAGCTGTGCCGTCCATGGCAAGATTATCTCTGAGCGGAACTAAAAATATAGATGAATTACGATATGGACTTGATCTCCTGCGTAAGATCATACTTAATTAA
- a CDS encoding 4Fe-4S binding protein, with translation MGHIIGKDIYRKLGEKIDNTTVRMPWSKSLYEMLKALYTEAEADLIVRMPYRPSPIERISKLTNMPPRTLKPMLESMCFKGLICDLWEKDHYEYMISPFIIGFFEFSMMRTQGELDSKKWAELFHNYMFGDKDFLKANFGDGQQISVMRALPHEETIRDVDHVEILDYEKASALVENQDLFAVGLCSCRHEKMHQGKQGCDVTLETCTSMGDAAKFLIRNKFAREISRSEMNDIMARSKEMGFTITTDNVKENAGFLCHCCGCCCNLMNGIKYSGYPGILVSSSFIAEINFDDCNGCGLCAKACPIDAISIHKKDKKDPSEKTVRYAVIDKEICLGCGVCALKCKTSALIMDKRKQRVIHPEDSFERVILQSLERGTLQNLIFDNPNSRSENFMRSLLGGFLKLSPVKKGLMSDALRSRFLNILKSGTSK, from the coding sequence ATGGGACACATAATTGGAAAAGACATTTATCGCAAACTAGGTGAAAAAATAGATAACACCACTGTACGTATGCCATGGTCAAAATCACTGTATGAGATGCTTAAAGCCCTCTACACTGAGGCTGAAGCTGATTTAATTGTACGTATGCCATATCGCCCTTCGCCCATCGAGCGTATTTCCAAACTTACGAACATGCCGCCCCGAACTTTAAAGCCCATGCTTGAATCCATGTGTTTTAAAGGACTGATCTGTGACCTGTGGGAGAAAGATCACTACGAATATATGATCAGTCCTTTCATTATTGGTTTTTTTGAATTCAGCATGATGCGTACTCAAGGTGAACTTGATTCCAAAAAGTGGGCTGAACTTTTTCATAATTATATGTTCGGTGATAAAGATTTTTTAAAAGCCAACTTCGGTGACGGACAACAGATATCAGTCATGCGCGCACTTCCCCATGAAGAAACTATCCGCGATGTGGATCATGTTGAAATTCTGGACTATGAAAAAGCATCCGCATTGGTTGAAAACCAGGATTTATTTGCCGTAGGTCTATGCTCATGCAGACATGAAAAAATGCATCAGGGTAAACAAGGTTGCGATGTAACTCTTGAAACATGCACCTCCATGGGTGATGCTGCAAAATTTTTGATCCGTAATAAATTCGCCAGAGAAATATCACGCTCTGAAATGAATGATATTATGGCCCGGTCTAAAGAAATGGGGTTCACCATTACCACTGATAATGTCAAAGAAAATGCCGGTTTTTTATGCCATTGCTGTGGCTGCTGCTGTAATCTTATGAATGGTATCAAATACTCCGGTTATCCGGGCATACTGGTCTCTTCCTCATTTATTGCAGAAATAAATTTTGATGACTGCAATGGCTGTGGCCTATGCGCAAAAGCCTGCCCCATTGATGCCATTTCAATTCATAAAAAGGATAAAAAAGACCCATCTGAAAAGACCGTTCGGTATGCTGTTATTGATAAAGAGATTTGCCTTGGCTGCGGAGTCTGCGCACTTAAATGCAAAACAAGCGCTCTTATAATGGATAAACGCAAACAGCGTGTAATACATCCAGAAGACAGCTTTGAGCGGGTTATTTTACAATCTCTAGAGCGTGGAACCTTACAAAACCTGATTTTTGATAATCCTAACAGCCGCAGCGAAAATTTTATGCGATCACTTCTTGGCGGTTTTTTAAAACTATCCCCTGTAAAAAAGGGACTGATGAGCGATGCACTGCGATCTCGTTTTTTAAATATCCTCAAGTCCGGAACTTCAAAATAG
- a CDS encoding response regulator produces MKDIHRLLKQQLKRHLNKDFNNLEGPLLNFVKSINDTYINAEESRLTLETSLGLNSEESNKIKLNLTGLLGNLEKKVVERTAELEFSKEALKRSEQRLRLLYEAAPVGIFQSYPNGRYLYTNKRLAKMYGYESPADLIKNIKSIPHEIYTDPQEREWVHAQLREEGRLVGYETRRKRKDGSIFWASLSVQAQLSSSSNKITHYDGVVIDISTRKEAEKKLHLAKKAAEDANQAKSMFLANMSHEIRTPLNGIIGLAEIMLNTSLDDQQQKFMRQLKHSSYSLLSVLNDILDFSKIEAKKLAIDKAPVHIRELISECSRLANVQAQQKGLTLLFKINSSVPEIVEGDSDRLRQVILNLTSNAIKFTESGEILIEARFENNQNEFGTLKCSVKDTGPGIPEDKRESVFHAFEQLDGSLTRSRGGTGLGLSISYQLISLMGGNLECDSELGKGSTFYFSVPARIIKENYDLALAIESMNLSGMRMLVADSNNASRSIIHEILEGWGVKVSEAGNAQFAYARIELSKEIKKPYQVIICDIETLAMNDFNPEIVKDKLGDSALVLMVDEVNKQMVPSNKLAYVYKPVSPSDLYTAIMQALSDDSVIQERAENKKTIFKSLSPKRILLVEDTPLNQHVAKHMIETWGHQLVIAENGQEGFEAFISDNFDIVLMDIQMPVMDGLEATRHIRSYEEKQGLPHIPILAMTAHALKGDAENCLQAGMDDYISKPINWKFLFSRIEQYDSTLVSEKFCILKNKEHEPFSHMESFNQDQNKTNFVPTIDNLMPKFNDDINFLSDMIKLLIEEIPKRIDKIEKGIISKDKSKIEINTHSLKSMLGNFGKNEAYFTTIKIEKAAKKGDLETIKELHNLLKQNVSKLIDQLNNLTI; encoded by the coding sequence ATGAAGGATATACACAGACTTTTGAAGCAACAACTGAAACGTCACCTGAATAAAGATTTTAACAATCTAGAGGGACCGCTTTTAAATTTTGTTAAATCTATTAATGACACTTATATCAATGCTGAAGAATCCAGGTTAACACTTGAAACATCACTTGGACTTAATTCTGAAGAATCAAACAAGATAAAATTAAATCTCACTGGATTACTTGGTAATCTTGAAAAGAAAGTTGTAGAGAGAACTGCAGAGCTTGAATTTTCAAAAGAAGCTCTTAAACGCAGTGAACAAAGACTGAGACTTTTATATGAAGCTGCTCCCGTCGGAATTTTTCAATCATACCCAAATGGCCGCTATCTTTACACCAACAAACGCCTCGCAAAAATGTATGGATATGAAAGTCCTGCTGACTTAATTAAAAATATAAAATCAATACCTCACGAGATATATACTGACCCGCAAGAAAGAGAGTGGGTCCATGCACAGCTTCGTGAAGAAGGACGTCTGGTTGGTTATGAAACCCGCAGAAAAAGGAAAGACGGTTCTATTTTCTGGGCTTCATTGAGCGTACAGGCACAACTTAGTTCATCGTCAAATAAAATCACCCACTATGATGGCGTAGTAATAGATATCTCCACACGTAAAGAAGCAGAAAAAAAACTGCATCTTGCTAAAAAAGCAGCTGAAGATGCCAATCAGGCAAAATCAATGTTCCTTGCGAATATGAGTCATGAGATACGCACACCTTTGAATGGTATCATAGGTCTGGCAGAAATTATGCTTAATACATCTCTTGATGACCAGCAGCAAAAGTTCATGAGACAACTTAAACACTCATCTTATTCACTTCTCAGTGTGCTGAATGATATTCTCGACTTTTCAAAGATAGAGGCTAAAAAACTAGCCATTGATAAAGCACCGGTTCATATCCGTGAACTGATTTCTGAATGCTCACGTCTGGCAAATGTTCAGGCCCAGCAAAAGGGCCTGACGTTACTTTTTAAAATAAATTCATCAGTACCAGAAATAGTTGAAGGTGATAGTGACAGGTTACGGCAGGTTATTCTAAATCTCACATCCAATGCCATCAAGTTTACTGAATCTGGAGAAATTTTAATTGAAGCAAGGTTTGAAAATAATCAAAACGAATTTGGTACACTTAAATGCAGCGTTAAAGATACCGGACCTGGCATTCCAGAAGATAAACGAGAATCTGTTTTCCATGCTTTTGAACAACTTGATGGGTCACTGACCCGTTCTCGCGGTGGAACAGGGCTTGGCTTATCTATCAGCTACCAACTCATTTCGCTTATGGGAGGTAATCTCGAATGTGACAGTGAGCTAGGTAAAGGAAGCACATTTTATTTCTCTGTTCCTGCACGAATAATAAAAGAAAATTACGACTTGGCCCTTGCTATAGAAAGTATGAATCTCTCGGGCATGAGAATGCTTGTGGCAGATTCAAATAACGCCAGCAGATCAATTATACATGAAATTCTTGAAGGATGGGGTGTAAAAGTATCCGAAGCGGGAAATGCACAATTTGCTTACGCAAGAATTGAACTGTCAAAAGAAATAAAAAAGCCTTATCAAGTCATTATCTGTGACATAGAAACGCTCGCCATGAACGATTTTAATCCAGAGATCGTAAAAGATAAATTGGGAGACAGCGCTCTTGTTTTGATGGTTGATGAAGTTAATAAACAAATGGTTCCCTCAAATAAACTGGCATACGTATATAAGCCAGTAAGCCCTTCTGATTTGTATACAGCTATTATGCAGGCACTATCTGATGATAGTGTGATTCAGGAAAGAGCAGAAAATAAAAAAACTATTTTCAAATCACTAAGTCCGAAAAGAATTCTTCTAGTGGAAGATACTCCATTAAATCAGCATGTGGCCAAGCATATGATAGAAACATGGGGACACCAACTAGTTATTGCTGAAAACGGACAAGAAGGATTTGAAGCTTTTATTTCAGATAATTTTGATATTGTACTTATGGACATACAAATGCCTGTCATGGACGGCCTTGAAGCGACAAGACATATCCGTTCATATGAAGAAAAACAGGGATTACCGCATATCCCAATTCTGGCAATGACTGCTCATGCATTAAAAGGAGATGCCGAAAACTGTCTCCAGGCAGGCATGGATGACTACATTTCTAAACCTATCAATTGGAAGTTTCTTTTTTCTAGAATTGAGCAATATGACTCTACGCTTGTTTCTGAAAAATTTTGTATTCTAAAAAATAAAGAGCATGAACCTTTTTCTCATATGGAATCTTTTAATCAAGACCAGAATAAGACAAACTTTGTTCCAACCATTGATAATCTCATGCCTAAATTTAATGATGACATAAATTTTCTATCTGATATGATTAAACTTCTCATAGAAGAAATTCCAAAGAGAATAGATAAAATAGAAAAAGGGATAATTAGCAAAGATAAATCTAAAATTGAAATCAATACCCACTCCCTAAAAAGCATGCTTGGTAATTTTGGAAAGAATGAAGCCTATTTCACAACAATTAAAATTGAAAAAGCAGCTAAAAAAGGTGATCTTGAAACAATAAAAGAACTGCACAATCTCCTTAAACAAAACGTATCAAAATTGATAGATCAACTTAATAACCTTACAATATAA
- a CDS encoding GAF domain-containing protein, whose product MGATRLYKAIFEITRAVNSSLEPEKVLHNIAEKVATVMELKGCFIRLLDRKGETLLADASYGLSERYEQKGPVEVSKSRLDQEVLEGKIVNISDVRSDDRFQYPEEAAKEGLVSLVVLPLTARGKKVIGVLRVYSSELREFSEEELDFLKCVADLSGLALENARMFHALKRASELANDYIYRVDD is encoded by the coding sequence ATGGGTGCAACCAGACTCTACAAGGCGATTTTTGAAATTACCAGAGCTGTCAACTCCAGCCTGGAGCCGGAAAAAGTTCTTCACAATATTGCAGAAAAAGTAGCAACTGTGATGGAATTGAAAGGGTGTTTCATCAGGCTGCTTGACCGCAAAGGCGAAACGCTGCTGGCTGATGCTTCTTACGGACTCAGTGAACGTTATGAACAGAAAGGTCCAGTTGAGGTTTCAAAAAGTCGTCTGGATCAGGAAGTTCTTGAAGGTAAAATTGTAAATATCTCTGATGTTCGCAGTGATGACCGTTTCCAGTACCCCGAAGAAGCTGCAAAAGAAGGTCTCGTTTCTCTAGTAGTTCTTCCTCTTACCGCACGCGGTAAAAAAGTCATCGGTGTACTTCGTGTATACTCCAGCGAGCTTCGCGAATTTTCCGAAGAAGAACTCGACTTTTTGAAATGTGTAGCAGACCTTTCCGGTCTTGCCCTTGAAAACGCTCGTATGTTTCATGCTCTTAAACGTGCAAGTGAACTTGCTAACGATTACATCTACCGGGTTGACGATTAA
- the gap gene encoding type I glyceraldehyde-3-phosphate dehydrogenase: MSKVKVGINGFGRIGRQVLKTIWERHRDTVDIVAINDLFDIETNAALCARDTNYGKFPPEIRVEGNTMHVGSDFTIKNFAERDPKRIPWGECGVDIVIECTGIFRTGPTASQHLEGGAKKVIISAPAKEEDITVVMGVNHTDYDPKKHNIVSNASCTTNCLAPVVKVMHEKFGIAKGVMTTVHSYTNDQRILDQPHKDLRRARAAACNMIPTSTGAAKAVALVIPEMAGRFEGYSVRVPTPTVSLVDFVAVLEKDTTTEELKAVLKAASEGELKGILGYSEDPLVSSDFIADSRSSIVEADFTVVQSGNLAKVYSWYDNEWGYSCRLADLVDYMAKCGF, encoded by the coding sequence ATGAGTAAAGTAAAAGTCGGTATTAATGGTTTTGGTCGTATTGGACGTCAGGTCCTCAAAACTATCTGGGAAAGACATCGTGATACTGTTGATATCGTAGCTATCAATGATCTTTTCGATATTGAAACAAATGCAGCCCTCTGCGCAAGAGATACCAACTACGGAAAATTTCCTCCTGAAATCAGGGTTGAAGGAAACACCATGCATGTTGGATCTGATTTCACTATCAAAAACTTCGCAGAACGTGACCCCAAACGTATCCCCTGGGGTGAATGCGGTGTTGATATTGTTATCGAGTGTACCGGTATTTTCCGTACTGGACCAACAGCATCTCAGCACCTTGAAGGTGGAGCTAAAAAAGTTATCATCTCTGCTCCGGCGAAAGAAGAAGATATTACTGTTGTAATGGGTGTAAACCACACTGATTACGATCCTAAAAAACACAACATTGTTTCTAACGCTTCTTGTACAACCAACTGCCTCGCACCGGTTGTTAAGGTTATGCATGAAAAATTCGGTATTGCAAAAGGTGTGATGACCACAGTTCACTCCTATACCAATGACCAGCGCATTCTTGACCAGCCTCATAAAGACCTGCGCCGTGCCCGTGCAGCTGCGTGTAACATGATCCCGACATCCACCGGCGCAGCTAAAGCTGTTGCTCTGGTTATTCCAGAAATGGCCGGACGTTTCGAAGGTTACTCTGTTCGTGTTCCTACACCCACTGTATCTCTTGTAGACTTCGTAGCAGTACTGGAAAAAGACACAACAACCGAAGAACTCAAAGCGGTACTTAAAGCTGCTTCTGAAGGTGAACTCAAAGGAATCCTCGGCTACTCTGAAGATCCTCTTGTTTCTTCAGACTTTATTGCTGATTCCCGTTCCAGTATCGTAGAAGCTGATTTTACTGTTGTACAGAGCGGTAACCTCGCCAAAGTCTACTCCTGGTATGACAACGAATGGGGCTACTCCTGCCGCCTTGCTGATCTTGTTGATTACATGGCTAAGTGCGGTTTCTAA